A single genomic interval of Corylus avellana chromosome ca10, CavTom2PMs-1.0 harbors:
- the LOC132164359 gene encoding histone deacetylase 8 encodes MHASPIPTPMDRIDVFWHEGMLNHDSGSGVFDSGLDPGFLDVLEKHPENADRVRNMLSILKRGPISPYISWHFGRPARIPDLLSFHTQEYINELIEADRNGGKMLCAGTFLNPGSWDAALLAAGTTLSAMKHILDGHGKIAYALVRPPGHHAQPTQADGYCFLNNAGLAVQLALDSGFQKVAVIDIDVHYGNGTAEGFYKSNNVLTISLHMNHGSWGPSHPQNGSVDEIGEGQGFGYNMNIPLPNGTGDIGYAYAMTELVIPAVQKFEADMMVLIVGQDSSAFDPNGRQCLTMEGYREIGRMVHSLAARQSGGRLLIVQEGGYHVTYSAYCLHATLEGVLNLPLPLLSDPIAYYPEDEAFAVKVIESIKQYQNGTFPFLKGA; translated from the exons ATGCATGCTTCTCCTATTCCTACTCCAATGGACCGCATAGACGTCTTCTGGCACGAGGGGATGCTCAACCATGACAGCGGCAGCGGCGTATTCGACTCCGGATTGGACCCGGGCTTTCTTGACGTCCTGGAGAAGCACCCAGAGAACGCAGACAGGGTCAGGAACATGCTCTCCATCCTCAAACGAGGCCCCATCTCTCCCTACATCTCTTGGCACTTCGGCAGACCTGCTCGCATCCCTGATTTGCTCTCCTTCCACACTCAGG AATACATAAATGAGCTAATCGAAGCTGATAGAAATGGAGGGAAGATGCTTTGTGCTGGAACTTTCTTGAACCCTGGATCATGGGATGCTGCGCTGCTTGCTGCTGGTACTACACTGTCGGCGATGAAGCATATACTTGATGGGCATGGGAAAATTGCTTATGCATTGGTTAGGCCTCCAGGTCACCATGCTCAGCCTACTCAGGCTGATGGGTACTGCTTCCTTAACAATGCGGGTCTTGCTGTTCAATTGGCTTTAGATTCTGGGTTTCAAAAAGTTGCAGTTATTGACATTGATGTTCATTACGGCAATGGAACAGCAGAGGGGTTTTACAAGTCAAATAATGTTCTTACCATCTCCCTTCACATGAATCATGGGTCATGGGGTCCTTCTCATCCACAGAATGGATCTGTTGATGAGATTGGTGAAGGACAAGGGTTTGGTTATAATATGAATATACCTCTACCGAATGGAACTGGTGACATAGGATATGCATATGCCATGACCGAGTTGGTCATTCCAGCTGTTCAAAAGTTTGAGGCTGATATGATGGTTTTGATTGTTGGCCAAGATTCAAGTGCT TTTGATCCAAATGGAAGGCAATGCTTGACAATGGAGGGTTATCGAGAGATTGGGCGGATGGTTCATAGCTTGGCGGCTAGGCAAAGTGGCGGCCGCCTTCTTATTGTCCAAGAAGGCGGATATCATGTTACATATTCAGCTTATTGTCTCCATGCCACACTTGAAGGAGTGCTCAACCTACCACTTCCTCTGCTATCTGATCCCATAGCTTATTATCCAGAGGATGAGGCCTTTGCTGTAAAAGTAATTGAATCCATTAAGCAGTACCAAAACGGCACTTTCCCATTTCTAAAAGGAGCTTAA